One Qipengyuania gaetbuli genomic region harbors:
- a CDS encoding OmpW/AlkL family protein gives MKNKFALSFATLAIAAFPATASAEAGDLQVKLLGTLVSPDGEITRVDTDIVGLPADTQTKANDNFVPTLAIEYYFSDNFSVETICCMTQHDVDAVSGLPGAELVSNAKVIPATFTAKYHFDLGAVRPYVGAGPTYFLWVGEDPGAATLPLGVTDTDLSDEFGVALQAGFDVDLNDKGLGLTFDAKRYFVDTTAQWYVGDTLAIQTKHKLDPWVLSAGVSYRF, from the coding sequence ATGAAGAACAAGTTCGCGCTGAGCTTCGCCACCCTGGCAATCGCAGCTTTCCCGGCCACCGCATCTGCCGAAGCCGGCGACCTGCAGGTCAAGCTTCTGGGCACGCTGGTCAGCCCCGACGGGGAAATCACGCGTGTGGACACCGACATCGTCGGCCTGCCTGCCGATACGCAGACCAAGGCCAACGACAACTTCGTGCCGACGCTGGCTATCGAATATTATTTCAGCGACAATTTTTCGGTCGAGACGATCTGCTGCATGACCCAGCACGACGTCGATGCCGTGTCGGGCCTTCCCGGCGCCGAACTGGTGTCGAACGCCAAGGTGATCCCGGCAACCTTCACCGCGAAGTACCACTTCGACCTCGGCGCGGTGCGTCCCTATGTCGGCGCAGGCCCGACCTACTTCCTGTGGGTCGGCGAAGATCCCGGCGCGGCAACCCTGCCGCTGGGCGTGACCGACACCGACCTGTCGGACGAATTCGGCGTTGCACTGCAGGCCGGTTTCGATGTCGATCTCAACGACAAGGGACTTGGCCTGACTTTCGATGCCAAGCGCTATTTCGTCGACACCACCGCGCAGTGGTACGTCGGTGACACGCTGGCCATCCAGACCAAGCACAAGCTCGACCCCTGGGTGCTCAGCGCCGGCGTCAGCTACCGGTTCTGA